A part of Leptospira yasudae genomic DNA contains:
- the pcnB gene encoding polynucleotide adenylyltransferase PcnB has protein sequence MKFLSNLFKKKIGSVEDILSHPDGKRYYRDAHLIRKNMIDEDAVKIIHRLNKFGFKAYIVGGGVRDLLLGRKPKDFDVVTNATPNQIKKIFNNCRIIGRRFKIVHILFRGKVIEVSTFRSLPDYRLGKAVEDQDYLIKRDNKFGTPQEDAARRDFTINSLYYDVRNDSIIDYVGGFEDIQNKVLRVIGDPDISFREDPVRMLRAVKFAEILGLNIEKTTAKAIRKHKIELEKASSSRMLEEYNKIFRTWKTSLIFQGMAEHGLLEVLFKEAFEKERKKNSNFGEKFLETNIGKRLAIADKLLTEREEMTPHIFYSLIFSDLASEALQKENMHLVPAIKNSLEPIFKRLETPKKDKDRLIKIFASQQRFLSTEDEKSSQNNFFRMKDYFYDAFMVFKIGAIAENDEQSIQSAFFWEISVRKRPIPVKKFNGGGGGGGGGQQQGGQRQNKNRNKNFRNRNREGGGQGQQGQDQGQQSRGERGNRREESSGGGNENSRNAGMDDDSRGNRAENYPEDES, from the coding sequence ATGAAATTCCTGTCCAATCTGTTCAAGAAAAAAATAGGATCAGTTGAGGATATTCTCTCTCACCCGGACGGCAAACGCTACTATCGGGATGCCCACCTGATCCGCAAAAACATGATAGATGAGGACGCGGTCAAAATCATCCACAGGCTGAATAAATTCGGCTTCAAGGCTTATATCGTGGGAGGAGGGGTTCGCGACCTTCTTCTCGGAAGAAAGCCGAAAGACTTCGACGTTGTCACTAACGCGACACCGAATCAGATCAAAAAGATCTTCAATAACTGCCGTATCATCGGAAGAAGATTCAAAATCGTGCATATACTTTTCCGTGGAAAAGTGATCGAAGTCAGTACCTTTCGTTCCCTGCCTGACTACAGACTCGGGAAAGCCGTGGAGGATCAAGATTACCTCATCAAGAGAGACAACAAATTCGGGACGCCACAGGAAGACGCGGCCCGCAGAGACTTTACAATCAATTCCTTATATTATGATGTAAGAAACGATTCCATCATAGACTACGTCGGCGGTTTTGAAGACATTCAGAATAAGGTTTTGCGAGTGATCGGAGATCCCGACATCTCCTTTCGCGAAGATCCGGTGAGAATGCTGCGCGCGGTTAAGTTCGCGGAGATTCTCGGATTGAATATTGAAAAGACGACCGCTAAGGCGATCCGTAAACACAAGATCGAATTGGAAAAAGCTTCCAGCTCGAGAATGTTGGAAGAATACAACAAAATCTTCCGCACTTGGAAAACCTCCCTGATCTTTCAGGGAATGGCGGAACACGGACTTCTCGAAGTTCTTTTTAAGGAAGCCTTTGAAAAGGAAAGGAAGAAGAATTCCAATTTCGGCGAAAAGTTTCTCGAAACCAATATCGGAAAACGTCTTGCGATTGCGGACAAACTTCTGACCGAACGGGAGGAGATGACTCCTCATATCTTTTATTCTCTGATCTTTTCGGACCTCGCTTCGGAAGCATTACAAAAAGAGAATATGCATCTGGTTCCTGCCATCAAAAACAGTTTGGAACCGATCTTCAAACGTCTGGAAACCCCGAAGAAGGACAAGGACCGTTTGATAAAGATTTTTGCGAGCCAGCAAAGATTCTTAAGCACCGAAGACGAAAAGTCGTCCCAGAATAATTTCTTTAGAATGAAGGATTATTTCTACGATGCGTTTATGGTTTTTAAGATCGGAGCGATCGCGGAAAACGACGAACAATCGATTCAGAGCGCTTTCTTTTGGGAAATTTCCGTTCGTAAAAGGCCGATCCCGGTTAAGAAGTTTAACGGCGGGGGCGGTGGTGGAGGCGGCGGCCAACAACAAGGAGGCCAGCGCCAAAACAAAAATCGGAATAAGAATTTCCGGAATCGCAATCGAGAAGGCGGCGGTCAAGGTCAGCAAGGCCAGGACCAGGGACAACAGTCTCGGGGAGAACGCGGCAATCGAAGAGAAGAATCCTCCGGCGGCGGAAACGAAAATTCCAGAAATGCCGGAATGGACGACGATTCCAGGGGAAACCGTGCCGAAAATTATCCCGAAGACGAGTCTTAA
- a CDS encoding M23 family metallopeptidase yields the protein MTSPAKYDLKLTHSERLQVKILKFKNRFKKFKESGSKKISFLLVPHSHENVIRIELNVFMAWFLGILSSLILVLAFVFLSYLNFFYRPDEDLFQKSDENVSQYLYYDMLLQDAKKEIRGLERKTEQLNLVAWDEVPWKRILTYEVIPEFRLKKEIPDSETNLELYKNTVEGFAAQNIELFRIRQAFENAFDYLEERESILYALPRGRPLKPGVGFVSSTFGGRVDPFGLVVLGEHHSGVDFASSEGTPIYATAPGIVVESGQSSGGLGKNIRINHLNGIFTVYGHCSQILVEKNQIVKRGDLIGLVGSTGKATGPHVHYEVHMGQDPPVDPAEFINIE from the coding sequence ATGACAAGCCCTGCAAAGTACGATCTCAAATTGACTCATTCCGAGCGCTTGCAGGTCAAAATTCTCAAATTCAAAAATCGGTTCAAAAAGTTCAAAGAATCCGGCTCCAAAAAGATCTCCTTTTTGCTCGTTCCGCACAGTCATGAGAATGTGATTCGTATCGAACTCAACGTCTTTATGGCTTGGTTCCTCGGAATCCTCTCCAGTCTGATTCTCGTGTTGGCGTTCGTGTTTCTTTCCTATCTGAACTTCTTCTATCGTCCCGACGAAGACCTCTTTCAGAAGAGCGATGAGAACGTCAGTCAATATCTTTACTACGATATGCTTCTCCAGGACGCCAAAAAGGAGATTCGCGGCTTGGAAAGAAAGACGGAACAGCTCAATCTCGTCGCTTGGGACGAGGTTCCTTGGAAACGGATTCTGACATACGAAGTCATCCCCGAGTTCCGTCTCAAAAAGGAAATCCCGGATTCGGAAACGAACCTGGAACTCTACAAAAACACGGTCGAAGGTTTTGCCGCGCAGAACATAGAACTCTTTCGGATTCGTCAGGCGTTTGAAAACGCGTTCGATTATCTCGAAGAAAGGGAATCCATTCTCTACGCGCTTCCGAGAGGCCGTCCGTTAAAACCCGGAGTGGGTTTCGTTTCCTCCACGTTCGGCGGAAGGGTCGATCCGTTCGGTCTCGTCGTCTTAGGAGAACATCACTCGGGTGTGGACTTCGCTTCCTCCGAAGGAACTCCGATCTATGCGACTGCTCCGGGAATCGTCGTCGAATCCGGCCAGTCTTCGGGCGGGTTGGGAAAGAACATTCGGATCAATCACTTAAACGGAATCTTTACCGTATACGGTCACTGTTCTCAGATTCTCGTGGAAAAAAATCAGATCGTAAAACGCGGAGATCTGATCGGACTTGTGGGTTCCACCGGTAAAGCGACCGGGCCTCACGTTCACTACGAGGTTCACATGGGACAAGATCCTCCCGTCGATCCTGCGGAATTCATCAACATCGAGTGA
- a CDS encoding protein-disulfide reductase DsbD family protein: MLLRTALYKIFRRSFAVWGFLSFFAVSLSVSAQTSSASWFSEIQKSVSEGVSSGAFDWTTGFVLISGGVLASLLPCVYPLYPITVGIVRARGEGAPRILHPSIYYLGLVVVYASFGVIAGFSGGAFNVILRYPIVNLGLAILIFLLALGSLDLIHLPFFQSKEVKTAQGCGGTFLLGMGAGLLSSPCVGPVVVAILLQITAGAGAIMAGSVLLASFKMFLFGVGLGLPFLIIGVFGLSLPKSGKWMRWIQWVLGIFVLYFSYTYFQKSLSGWGIADSAIPLAALGILFLLACLYFFLPEDWNRYVRMKKALFLGGVVLSATGLVILLAPNLGGSYSASAAEIETKGNLSWFRTPGKAYTAGKEEGKKVFIDFYADWCTNCKAFEELTQNDPALNEALRGAILLKIKDQDPIFETYANDPRFEELKIGLPFFVILDENGNLLYKNTDYQDTTTMIQTLKRSL, translated from the coding sequence GTGTTACTAAGAACCGCCCTATACAAGATTTTTCGACGCAGTTTTGCAGTTTGGGGATTCCTGTCTTTTTTCGCCGTTTCTCTTTCCGTATCCGCCCAAACGTCATCCGCTTCTTGGTTTTCCGAAATTCAAAAATCCGTCTCCGAGGGAGTTTCCAGCGGCGCCTTTGACTGGACGACCGGATTCGTTCTGATTTCCGGTGGAGTTCTCGCGAGCCTTTTGCCGTGCGTTTATCCCTTGTATCCGATCACAGTGGGAATCGTTCGGGCCAGGGGAGAAGGCGCCCCCCGCATTCTTCATCCTTCGATTTATTATCTCGGACTGGTCGTCGTATATGCGTCCTTCGGCGTGATCGCCGGTTTTTCGGGCGGTGCGTTTAACGTCATTTTACGATATCCGATCGTAAATCTCGGACTTGCGATTTTGATTTTTCTTTTGGCCTTGGGTTCTTTGGATCTGATCCATCTTCCGTTTTTCCAATCGAAAGAAGTGAAAACCGCACAAGGTTGCGGAGGAACGTTCCTTTTAGGAATGGGCGCGGGACTTCTTTCTTCTCCCTGCGTCGGGCCGGTGGTCGTCGCGATCCTTCTGCAAATCACTGCGGGTGCGGGTGCGATCATGGCCGGTTCGGTCCTTCTCGCTTCGTTTAAAATGTTTTTATTCGGAGTCGGACTCGGTCTTCCGTTTTTGATAATCGGGGTATTCGGTCTGAGTCTTCCCAAATCCGGAAAATGGATGCGTTGGATTCAGTGGGTTCTCGGTATTTTCGTATTATACTTTTCTTATACGTATTTTCAAAAGTCATTGAGCGGTTGGGGGATCGCCGATTCGGCGATTCCGTTGGCGGCGCTCGGGATTTTGTTTTTGCTCGCTTGCCTCTACTTCTTTCTTCCGGAAGATTGGAACCGCTACGTAAGAATGAAGAAAGCTTTGTTTCTCGGCGGAGTCGTTTTGTCCGCGACCGGGCTTGTCATTCTTCTCGCACCGAACTTAGGCGGTTCTTATTCTGCTTCCGCAGCGGAAATCGAAACGAAAGGAAATCTTTCCTGGTTTCGAACTCCGGGAAAGGCGTACACGGCAGGAAAGGAAGAAGGTAAAAAAGTTTTTATCGATTTCTATGCGGACTGGTGTACGAACTGCAAGGCTTTTGAGGAACTCACACAAAACGATCCTGCTTTGAACGAGGCGTTGCGCGGTGCGATTCTTCTTAAGATCAAAGATCAGGACCCGATTTTTGAAACCTATGCGAACGATCCGCGCTTTGAAGAACTCAAGATCGGTCTTCCCTTCTTCGTGATCCTGGATGAAAACGGAAATCTTTTGTATAAGAATACGGATTATCAGGACACGACCACGATGATCCAAACGTTAAAGCGTTCGCTTTAA
- a CDS encoding prolipoprotein diacylglyceryl transferase, translating to MIDRIPVPFLKQFFNWDGPSTFSILMMLGFLAASYLLPKELKRRGLEPEHSDWLLLLGILGTLVGAKIFFVFEIWDQIFVETPGFDGKYLYPLTHWYGFPGRMALWDNLFSGSGLVFYGGFLFGILFISLYMKYFKLDVPAYLDAAVPSMAIGYAIGRLGCWVSGDGCYGFATDVRIPLLVFDYHGAHPSGVPVWNTPLIESIVSFLFFFYFQYWAKNQNFKKFSIGAQYLILHGFARLMVEFLRVNKAVFPFIDPPSIVNIPNAEQNPAFLNQYYWHGFSQSQWVSIAIIAVGAFFIIKGKLWQKEGAAA from the coding sequence ATGATCGATAGAATTCCAGTTCCGTTTCTCAAACAATTCTTCAATTGGGACGGACCTTCCACGTTCAGCATCCTGATGATGTTGGGTTTTTTAGCCGCGTCTTATCTTCTTCCAAAGGAATTAAAACGAAGAGGTCTTGAACCGGAGCATTCCGATTGGCTTCTTCTTTTGGGAATCTTAGGCACCTTGGTCGGCGCGAAGATTTTCTTCGTCTTTGAAATCTGGGATCAAATCTTCGTGGAAACTCCCGGCTTTGACGGAAAGTATCTCTATCCCCTAACACATTGGTACGGTTTTCCGGGAAGAATGGCCCTCTGGGACAATTTGTTTTCCGGAAGCGGTCTCGTGTTTTACGGCGGGTTTCTGTTCGGAATTCTTTTCATCTCTCTTTATATGAAATACTTCAAACTCGACGTGCCTGCGTATCTCGACGCTGCCGTTCCGAGTATGGCGATCGGTTATGCGATCGGAAGATTGGGCTGTTGGGTTTCGGGCGACGGCTGTTACGGATTTGCGACCGACGTGCGGATTCCTCTTTTGGTTTTCGACTATCACGGCGCTCATCCTTCCGGCGTTCCCGTTTGGAACACTCCTCTCATCGAATCCATCGTTTCGTTTTTGTTCTTCTTTTACTTTCAATATTGGGCGAAGAATCAGAACTTCAAAAAGTTTTCCATCGGGGCTCAATACCTGATCCTGCACGGATTTGCGAGATTGATGGTGGAATTTTTAAGAGTGAACAAGGCGGTGTTTCCGTTTATCGATCCTCCTTCGATCGTGAACATTCCGAACGCGGAACAGAACCCTGCGTTCTTAAACCAATACTATTGGCACGGGTTTTCTCAGTCTCAGTGGGTTTCGATCGCGATCATCGCGGTAGGAGCCTTCTTTATCATCAAGGGGAAGCTCTGGCAGAAAGAAGGTGCGGCCGCCTAA